The segment AGCGACGCGGCGAGGTTTACACAGGTGGTGGTCTTGCCGACCCCGCCCTTCTGATTGGCAATAGCGAATACCTTGGCCATGGCTGCCTTCCCCCTCATAGCGTGCGGCGCAGTATCAGCAGATGGCGCTGACCTTGGCAACCAGGAACCTCCAGCTGATGCGCGGACTCGACGTGGAAGTCCGCCGGCAGTGCCTGCAGCTCGTCGTCCGGGTGCAGTCCCTTCATCGCCAGCCAGCGGGTTTCACCATCGCCGAGATGGCGGGTCCAGTTGCTGAAGTCCTCCAGCGAGCTGAACGCACGCGAGACGATTCCACTGAACGGTTGCGCAGGCGTGAATGCTTCGACGCGGTTGTGGACCACTTCGAGGTTGGCGAGTTTCAGCTCCAGTTTCACCTGAGTGAGAAAGCGGGTCTTCTTGCCATTGGAGTCGAGCAAGGTGAAGTGTCGCTCGGGGAACAGGATGGCCAGCGGGATGCCGGGCATGCCGCCGCCACTGCCGACGTCGAGCCAGTTATCCCCAAGCGCCTCGACAAAAGGCACGACGCTGAGGCTGTCGAGCAGGTGACGCGAGACCATCTCATCCGGATTGCGCACGGCAGTCAGGTTGTAGGCCTTGTTCCACTTGATCAGCAGGGCCAGGTAAGCCAGGAGCTTTGCCTGGGTCTCCGCAGTGAGTTCGACGGCGAGTTGCTGTGCGCCACGGGACAGTTCGTCTGCGTGGCGCGGG is part of the Pseudomonas lalkuanensis genome and harbors:
- the rsmG gene encoding 16S rRNA (guanine(527)-N(7))-methyltransferase RsmG, translating into MSLVTPRHADELSRGAQQLAVELTAETQAKLLAYLALLIKWNKAYNLTAVRNPDEMVSRHLLDSLSVVPFVEALGDNWLDVGSGGGMPGIPLAILFPERHFTLLDSNGKKTRFLTQVKLELKLANLEVVHNRVEAFTPAQPFSGIVSRAFSSLEDFSNWTRHLGDGETRWLAMKGLHPDDELQALPADFHVESAHQLEVPGCQGQRHLLILRRTL